The sequence CCGTCTCCCGGGCGAGATTGAAGTCCCGGCTGTGCTTGAGGACGGCCCCCGCGACGAACTCACCGACCTGCTGCCCCGCCAGGCCGTACCGCTCGATCAGCCCGTCGAGCGCGGCGGTGAGCATGTCCTGGTTGGACGCCTCGGCGTACGGGCCGTCGGAGCGCGCGAACGGTATGCGGCTGCCCCCGATGACCGCGACCCGGCGCGGCTGCGGGAGTGCGAGGGGAATCCGTGCGGTCAACGTGCCCACCTCGCCCCGGTCGATCCCGGACCGGTCGGCCCCGGACGGGTCGATCCCGCCTCTGCCGGTCCGGGACGGGGCATCTCGATCGCGTTCATCTCGACCTACTCCTGACTCTTGAGTAACCTTACTCTGGAGTAAATCTACGACCGAGCAGGGAGTCTGGACAATGGCCGACCGCTATCTGCACTTCACCGGCACAGCACCCGGCCGATTCCTCACCCGCGGCCTCGGCCTGCCGCAGCCCGCCGCCCTGCGCCGCTGGTCGCTGGGGACGCCGAGCCTCGACGGCCCGTTGCTGCACCTCACGGCGGGGAAGCCGGTGATCGGGGACGAGCTCCGGACGCTGCTCGGCACGACCGGGCTGACGGTCGCCGACCGTGCCGAACGGCCCGCCGGCATCCTCCTGGACGCGACGGACGTCACGTCCGCCGCCGGGCTCGCCGATGTGCACGCCGCCCTGCACCCCGTCGTACGCTCCCTCGCACCCGGCGGCCGCATCGTCGTGCTCGGTACGCCGCCGTCCCCCGACGACCACCACCAGGCGGCGGCTCAGCAGGCCCTCGAAGGGTTCGTGCGTTCCCTGGGCAAGGAGATCGGCAAGGGCTCCACCGCGCAGCTCCTGCGCATCGCCCCGGGGGCGGTGGCCTCCGCCGAGTCCACGCTCCGCTTCCTGTTCTCCCCCAGGTCCGCCTACATCAGCGGCCAGGTCATCGAGCTGACCGCCGCCGTCCCCGACCCGGTCGCCGACTGGGCGGCGCCGCTGTACGGCCGCACCGCCCTGGTCACCGGCGCCGCCCGGGGCATCGGCGCCTCGGTCGCCTCCGTCCTGGCACGTGACGGCGCCCAGGTCATCTGCCTGGACGTCCCGCAGGCCGAGGACGACCTGATCCGCACGGCCGACCGGCTCGGCGCCACCGCCCTGCCACTGGACATCACCGCGCCCGACGCCGCCGAACGCATCGCCGCCGCGGCCCCCGGCGGGCTCGACGTCCTCGTCCACAACGCGGGCATCACCCGCGACCGCCGGCTCGCCAACATGCCGGCCGACCGCTGGGCCTCCGTCATCGAAGTCAACCTCGACAGCGTGCTGCGCACCACGGACGCGCTCCTGAGGGCGGGCACGGTCAACCGCGGCGGCCGGATCGTCGCCACCGCCTCCATCGCGGGCATCGCTGGCAACAACGGCCAGACCAACTACGCGGCCAGCAAGGCCGGCATCATCGGCCTGGCCCGCTCACTGGCCCCGCGCGCCGCCGCCGACCACGGCGTCACGGTCAACGCGGTCGCCCCCGGTTTCATCGAGACGAAGATGACCGCCGCCGTGCCGCTCCTCATCCGCGAGGCGGGGCGCCGGATGAACTCCCTCGCGCAGGGCGGCCTCCCGGTCGACGTCGCCGAGACGACCGCCTGGTTCGCCCAGCCCGCCTCCATCGCCGTCAACGGCCAGGTCCTGCGGGTCTGCGGCCAGAGCCTGTTGGGAGCGTGAGCGCGATGCCGAGCCTGAGCGCCTCCCTGGTGCGCGGAGCCGTCACCTCCCCGTTCAAGCGGGCCGGCCGGGACGGCGCCACGCTGCCCACCGGCCGCCTCGCCCTCCCCGCCGCCCCCGTCGCGCCCGGCCCCCTCGCCACGTACCGCGGGATCTGCGGCTTCGACGGGACGGAGCCGGGGCCGCTGCCGCTCACGTACCCGCACGTCCTGGCCTTTCCGCTCGCCATGCGGCTGATGACCGGCCGGGCGTTCCCGCTGCCTGTCGTCGGACTCGTCCACACCTGGATCGAGATCACCCGCCACCGGCCGGCGCACTCCACCGACTCCCTCGAACTCTCGGTGTACGCGGCCGGGTTGGCGCCCCACCGCAGGGGCACGGAAGTCACGATGGTGACGGAGGCGCGGATCGCCGGTGAGCTGGTCTGGGAGTCGCGGAGCGGCTATCTCTCACGGCACCCGGCACCGGGGAACCGCGTCGGCGCGGGAAGCGGCGGCGGCCGTCGTACGGGGGCCGGAAGCGGCGACGGATCAGGGAACGGATCAGGGAACGGCGGCGGCTCGGACCACGCGCCTCCGTCCGGTCTCCGCACCGTGGCCGAGTGGCGGCTGCCGGGGGATCTGGGGCGGCGGTACGGCGCCGCCTCGGGCGACCGCAACCCCATCCACCTGTATCCGCTCACGGCCCGGCTGTTCGGCTTCCCCCGGGCCATCGCGCACGGCATGTGGACGGTGGCCCGCGCTCTTGCCGAGGCCGGTGAACCCGGCCGGATCCGGTCCGTACGGGCGGACTTCAAGGCACCCGTCCTGCTGCCCTCCACCGTGACGTACGCGGCCGACGACGCGGGCTCCACGTTCGAACTGCGGGGCGGCAGCGGCGGCGACCGCGTCCACCTGACGGGGACGGTCACCCGGGACGCCTAGCGGCACGTCCGGGGACGGCGGGGCGGAGGAGACGGCGGGGGCGGTGGGGACGGCGGGGGCGGTGGGGGCGGCAGGGGCGGTGGGGACTGTGGCCTCCCAGCACCGCCACCCCGCACCCGAGCGCGACGGCCGCCCGCACCCCCGAGGCCATGGCTCCGACTACGTCGGGGGCTGCCAGGGGCTGCCGTTCATCAGGTTCTCCAGGCCCGCCCAGGAGAAGTTCATCAGGGTGGCCGCGGCCTCCTTCGCCGAGACGCCCGGGGTGTCGTTCGCCCATCCCGCGAGCGCCTCCGCGGCGCCCACCAGGGCCTGTGCCAGCCCCGCCACATCCCGGTCGGGGAGCGCCGGATCGTGGTGCGCCTCGCGCGCCGCCGCCCCGATCAGACCCGTCACGAACGCAACGATCTCGTCCCGCATCACGGCGACCTCCGTGGCGAACGGCTC is a genomic window of Streptomyces sp. NBC_01237 containing:
- a CDS encoding 3-oxoacyl-ACP reductase is translated as MADRYLHFTGTAPGRFLTRGLGLPQPAALRRWSLGTPSLDGPLLHLTAGKPVIGDELRTLLGTTGLTVADRAERPAGILLDATDVTSAAGLADVHAALHPVVRSLAPGGRIVVLGTPPSPDDHHQAAAQQALEGFVRSLGKEIGKGSTAQLLRIAPGAVASAESTLRFLFSPRSAYISGQVIELTAAVPDPVADWAAPLYGRTALVTGAARGIGASVASVLARDGAQVICLDVPQAEDDLIRTADRLGATALPLDITAPDAAERIAAAAPGGLDVLVHNAGITRDRRLANMPADRWASVIEVNLDSVLRTTDALLRAGTVNRGGRIVATASIAGIAGNNGQTNYAASKAGIIGLARSLAPRAAADHGVTVNAVAPGFIETKMTAAVPLLIREAGRRMNSLAQGGLPVDVAETTAWFAQPASIAVNGQVLRVCGQSLLGA
- a CDS encoding MaoC family dehydratase, which encodes MPSLSASLVRGAVTSPFKRAGRDGATLPTGRLALPAAPVAPGPLATYRGICGFDGTEPGPLPLTYPHVLAFPLAMRLMTGRAFPLPVVGLVHTWIEITRHRPAHSTDSLELSVYAAGLAPHRRGTEVTMVTEARIAGELVWESRSGYLSRHPAPGNRVGAGSGGGRRTGAGSGDGSGNGSGNGGGSDHAPPSGLRTVAEWRLPGDLGRRYGAASGDRNPIHLYPLTARLFGFPRAIAHGMWTVARALAEAGEPGRIRSVRADFKAPVLLPSTVTYAADDAGSTFELRGGSGGDRVHLTGTVTRDA